From the Cloacibacillus sp. genome, the window TTACTCCTGCTCCTCTTCACGGCGCTCGCCGCGCCCTCCGCCGCGCGGGCGGCGACAGCCCCCGTGGAACCGGCCTCGGACGACCGGGGCGTCTATCTGCTCTCCGAACCGGGCCATCTCCTCTGGTTCCGTGAGACGGTCAACGGCGGCAGCGCGAAGATCAACGCGAAACTCACAAAGGACATCGACCTCTCGGAGGGCGGCAGCCCCTCGCACTGGACCCCGATCGGTCAATACATATCTGGCGATATAAAAGATAAAGGCTATACCGGCAAATTCGACGGCGGCGGCTTCACCGTGAGCGGCTATATCGTCGCCTCCGCCGACGTGGTGAGCGCGGACGATGGCGGCAACCTCGCCACGGGGTTCTTCGGCCTCGTTGGCCAAAGCGCCGAGATCCGCGGCCTCACCGTCGGCGGCGTCGTCAGCGTTGACATCAGCGGTAATACAGACGATATCTACGCTGGCGGTATCACGGGAGTCAACGGCGGCACGATAACGGACTGCGCCAGCGGCGGCGAGGTCTCGGCCTCCGGCAGCAACGTCAACTACGTGGGCGGTATCGCGGGACTCAACAACAACACAATAAAGAACTGCGCCAACAACGGCGGCGTCTCGGCCTCCGGCGGCTCCACCAACGACGCGGGCGGTATCGTGGGAACCAGCTTCGGCTACACGACAGCCAACTGTGCCAACAGCGGCGACGTCTCGGCCTTCGGTGACGACACTAGCTCCAACAGCGCGGGCGGTATCGCGGGATTCAACAGCGACACGATAACCAACTGCGTCCACAGCGGCGGTACGGTCTCGGCCTTCGGCGGCAGCTCCAACAGCGCAGGCGGTATCTCGGGATACTTCTACGGCAAGATAACCAACTGCGCCAACAGCGGCGGCACGGTCACAGCATCCGGCAGCTCCGACAACTTCGCGGGCGGTATCTCGGGAATCAGCGGCGGCACGATAACCAACAACGCCCACAGCGGCGGTGACGTCTCGGCCTCCGGCGGCTCCGAGAACTACGCGGGCGGTATCTCGGGATACAACGCCACAGGTAATAAGGTAAACATATCCAACAGCTGCTGGCCCGCCGGCGATCTTGAGGCCGTCGGCTCCGGCGACAAGGGGCCGGACGCCGTCAGTACCGACGTCCTCTCCCTCGAGGCGGCGGAGATGCAAAAGGTCGTCACCACCGTCCTGCCAGTGGAGCGGAGGCTCTCCGTGGAGGTTGGCGGCTCCGCTCCCGCCCTCATCTCCTATCCGGGTACAGCGGAGGATATGACGGACTACCTCTCCGTCAGCGGCGATATCACCGTCGCTTCGCCGGAGATCGCCGGAATCTCCGGCCGCTGGCCCTGCGCCGTCTCCGGCATAAAACCGGGCGTGACGGCGGCGAGCTTCGACATTGACCTGCGGGCCACCGATTTCAGCAGTATCAAAAGCGGCCCCAAACCGGTAGCCAAGAGCTGCGTCACCGCCCCGCTCTGCTTCACCGTCGCCGTCGGCGAAGTCCCCGTCAGCGACGTCAGCCTCGACCTCACAGAGCTGGCGCTGAAGATAGGGGAGAGCAAAACGCTCACCGCGGCGGTAAAGCCGGAGAACGCGACAGATAAAGCGCTCCTCTGGACGAGCTCCAACCCGGCGGTCGCCGCGGTGGACGATACGGGCAAGGTAACGGCGCTGTCGGTCGGCACGACGGTCGTTACCGCGAAGGCCGGAGAAAAGAGCGCCGCCTGCGCGGTGACGGTAGTCCAGCCAAAGAGAGGCGGCTCCAGCCACGGCTGCGCCGCGGGGCTGGGCACGCTCTCCATGCTGACGCTGATACCGCTCTGGCTGCGAAGAAAGAAACGCTAAATCGGCGTTTATCAAAATCGGCGCGAATAAGCACCGTATGCGTCATAAACCGGCCCCTGAGTGTCCTGCGGCAGGCGCATCCGCATGCTGCGGCAATATGGATAATTTGAAAATGTCCCCGCCCTGTGGCGGGGACATTGCCTTGCGATCGCCGTATGAAGATACGGTTCCGGTATCGGAGCCCCCATTTTATTTAGCAACTCGCACTTCTAAACGCCGATTTCCTCCGGACGGGAAAAGATACAAATTACGGTTTAGCTACGATAGAGTAAAAGATAAATGATGATTTTGGTTTGTTTTGTCATGCCGGGCTTGACCCAGCATCCAGAGACTTGGGGTTTTGTTTTTCCCGCATTTCATTAGGCGGCCCGGGGGACGCTGGGCTCCGGCTCGGAGGCCGGAGCAACGGGACAAGGGCAAACTGCGGAATAGTTTCAATATGCTAAACAATAAATCGCGGTTTACGCCCTTGTAGCCTCCCTCAAAGAGGGAGGTGGATCGCCGCCGCCTTTGCGGCGAGACGGAAGGAGTGTTGCTCTGTATGGCGCGGTTTCCGCGCCATACAGAGCCCGCGGCAAAAGCCGCGGGAGAACCTAAGGTCAACTCTCCCTCAGTCTCGGCGAAAAAACATCGCCGAGCCAGCTCCCTCAAGGAGGGAGCCAAAATCTTTGCTAAACCGCTGTTTATCTTTTACTCTCTCGAAGCTAAATCGCGGTTTAGCTTTGTTTTGCTTTTTGTCATGCCGGGCCCGACCCGGTATCCAGAGACGTGAGGTTTTGTTTTTTGCTGAAGAGGTTGCGGGAGAACCTTACGGTCGGCCCGTCTGCCACAATTTTTCGCCGTATGATATTTTCCACAGGTAGAGGCCGCAGGCCGGGAAGGTCCGGCCTCCGTCGGAGCGGCTGCTCTTTTCCGTATCAAACAGCTCTCTTATCTGCGCCGGGCTTATCTGCCCCAGAGCGGCCATCTCCAGATTGCCGAGGATGATGCGCACCATGTTGTGCAGGAAACCGTCTCCCTTTATCTGCAGGACTACAAGCGGCCTTCTGTCGATGAGGCGTATCTTTGTAATTTTCCGGACGGTGCTCTGTTCGTTTCCCTCAAGGCGGCAGAAGTTTCTGAAGTCATGGCTGCCGAGCAGCTCCTTTGCCGCCGCCGCCGCCGCGCCCCAGTTGTAACGCTGCGGCTTTATCCAGCAGGCTTTTCCCTTTATATGGGGGTATATGGCGCTCGCGTTCCAGATGAAGTAGCGATATTCTCTCTCTTTGGCGCTGAAGCGGGCATGGAAATCGCCGCGCACGGCGGCGGCCCTCATGAGGCTGACTCCCTCCGGCAGGTGCGCGTTGACCGCGAGCAGCAGCCGGCGCGGCTCCCATTCGCGGTCCATATCAAATGAACAGACCTGCCCCTTCGCGTGTACGCCGGTATCGGTGCGTCCGGCGCCCGCGACCGGCGTATGGCGGCCGTTTATTTTGGAGATGGCCTCCTCAAGCGCCTGCTGCACGGTGGGCAGCTCCGGCTGTATCTGCCAGCCGAAAAATTTGCCGCCGTCGTAGCTGACCTCCGCCGCGTAGCGGTTCATAACGGAAAGAACCTCTCTCCGCAGACGATGGCCGCCGAGACGGCGAAAAAGGCCGCGAGCGCCGCGCTGTCGCAAGTCTGCCAGTGCAGCGGTTTCAGGCGCGTGCGCCCCGCGCCGCCGTTGTAGCCGCGCGCCTCCATCGCCACCGCAAGGCTCTCGGCGCGCCGGAAGATGATTACAAAGAGCGGTATGAGTACGGGGATGTAGGCCTTTGCGCGTTTCATCAGCCCGCCTTCGTCAAATTCCGCGCCGCGCGATTTCTGCGCCTTTATTATCCGCCCCGTCTCCTCAAAGAGGGTCGGGATAAAGCGCAGCGCGATCGTGATCATCATCGCTATTTCGTGCGCCGGGACGCCGATACGTTTCAGCGGCGAAAGCAGCCCCTCAAGGCCGTCCGATATCTGCGACGGCGAGGTGGTGAAGGTGAGCAGCGAGGCGTACATAACGAGGCAGGCAAGCCGCAGCGACATAGTCAGCGCGAGGTATATGCCCTGTCTTGTGACCGTAAACCGGCCGATGCCGGCGACGACGTCGCCGGGGGTGAGAAAGAGGTGCAGCAGCGAGGTGAATATAATAAGTATAAGGACGGGACGGGCCGACGCGGCGACGACGCGCGGCGGTATCTTAGAAAGCCTGGTGAGGCACAGAAGCAGTATGCCCCAAATGACGAAGGCCGTCAGGGTATGCGTCATGAAGACCGCGGCCATTACGGCGATCGTGAGGATTATTTTTGCGCGCGGATCGAGCGTGTGGACCGGCGACTTGGCTGGAATGTACTGGCCAAGCGCAATTTTATCAAAGGCTGCCATCTTTTCTCCTGTTTAGTCTCTCTGCCATAGGCAGGGTCAGATAATTTTTTCCTCCGCCGCCGGAGCGAGTCTGTTTACCAATTCCTCGGGGCTCCAGGCGAGGGTCTCTATCTTTCCCGCCGCTTTGAGCCGCTTTGCCAGCGCCAGTACCTCCGGGACGGCCAGGCCCTTTATTTTTTTTTCGCATATCAGCGCCGCGGTCTCGTGCGGGGAGGCCCAAGAGAGCGCCCGTCCCTCTTCAAGGACCAGTATCTTCGCGCTGAGCTCCAGCGCCAGCTCTATGTCGTGGGTGATGTGGATTATCCCCATCCCCTCTTTGGCAAAATTTCTGAGTGTTTCGACTAACTCCAGAGAGGCGCTGCCGTCCAGTCCCGCCGTCGGCTCGTCCAGGACGAGATAGGAGGGAGCCGCCGCAATGACGGAGGCGATCGCCACCCTGCGCTTCTGCCCGCCTGAGATGTTATAGGGCGACGCGTGGAGTATTTTTTCATCAAGGCCGACGGCCCTGATCGCCTTGGGTATGATCTCTTTTATCTCTTCCGCCCCGATCCCCCAGTTTCGCGGCGCGAAGGCGATCTCCTCCGCCACGGTTTCGGCAAATATCTGTTCTTCCGGGTATTGGAATACGAGGCCGACTTTCCGGCGCGCCTCGCGGGCGGCGGCTGTTCCGGCCAATGTGTCTGTACCGTCGACGGAGACCGTGCCGCTTTGCGGTATTATCAGGGCGTTGAGATGCTGCGCGAGGGTCGATTTTCCGCTTCCCGTATGGCCCAGGACGGAGACGATCTCTCCGGCGGCGACTTCAAAGGAGATGTTGTGCAGTGCCGGATGTTCGGTCGGCAGTCCCTTGTTGTAGGTGTAGCTGAGTTCTTTAACGGTCAGCGGCATAGCAGTTTTTCTCCGATGTTTTCGACGGAGGCCTCTGTATCCTCCGGTATCAGGCCGCGCTCCGCAAGCAGTTCGTAAAGACGCTCCAAAGGCGGTTTACTGAGATTCATCGCGCGCAGCTCCGCGTCGCTTTTACGCAGGAACTCCCGCGCCGGCATCTCCATCGCGATAACGCCGTCCGCAAGAACGATCACCCTGTCAGCCCCTCTGATCTCGTCCAGCCTGTGAGTGACCTCCACTATCGTCCGCCCTCTTTTGTGCTCCGCCGCGATGATCTTTGTGAAGTCACCGCGCGACTGTGGGTCAAGCATCGACATGGCTTCGTCGAGCAGGATCGCCCGCGGATGCATCGCAAGCGCGCCGGCGAGGGCCAGCCGCTGTTTCTGGCCGCCCGAGAGGGCGGATACCAGGTTCTCTCTTCGCTCAGTCAGTCCGGTCGCCGCCAGCGCCTCTTCGACCCGCGCCGATATCTCCGCCGGTGGGCAGCCGAGGTTTTCCGGGCCGAAGGCGACCTCCTCTTCCACGGTGGCGGCGACGATCTGGTCTTCGGGGTTTTGGAAGACGATCGCCGAGACGCCGCGCAGTTCGCCGCTCTTAGCCTCGGCGGTATTCCGCCCCTCCACAAAACAAAGGCCCTGCGTGGGGAACAGCAGGGCGCTTAAAAGTTTTAGGAGCGTGGATTTTCCGGAACCGTTTGAACCAAGAAGCGCAACCCACTCTCCGGCGCGGATTTCTAAATCGATACCCTTGAGTATCTTTTCAGAGGCATTCGGATAACAAAACTCCGCGCCTTTGAGTACGAATTGTCTTTCTTGAGCCATATATTAGTCAACCAGCTGTATTACCGCCATCGGAGAGGAGTCGCCGACGCGCGCGCCGATTTTTACGATTCTTGTGTAGCCGCCGTTGCGCTCGGCGTACTTGGGTCCGAGTTCATCAAACAGCTTTATTACCGCCTCTTTGTGAGGGATGCGGGCGATCACGAGACGACGATCGCTGAGCGTGCCGGATTTAGCCTTGGTGATAAGCTTTTCGGCGACGCGGCGGAGCTCTTTCGCTCTCGTCTCTGTCGTTACTATGCTGCCCTCGATGAAGAGACTGGCAGCCATATTACCGAGCATGGCCCACCTATGGGAACTGCAGCGTCCCAACCGCCTTGTGTTCATGCGGTGTCTCATTGGTTATTCCTCCTTCAGATTCTGTTCGTTATCATCCAAATCCTCGTCGTCATCATCAAGCAGGGTACTGATATCGCCGCTGAGATGAAGGTCGAATTTGGCCAGTTTCTCCTCGATCTCTTTGAGGGAGATTTTACCGAGGTTGCGGATTTTCAGAAGGTCGTCCCTCGTCCTGGAGACAAGTTCGCCTATCATATGGACTCCGCCGCGGAGCAGGCAGTTTTCACTGCGCACCGAAAGCTCAAGGTCTCTCACAGGACGTGAGTAGATCGAGTTCTCTCCCATCTGGAAACCGGAGAGTCCGCTGTGCGCGTCAAAACCCTTGCTTCCGCCCATCGCCGCCGCGCGCGAGGCCTCGTCGTTCTTGATGATCTCATCAAGAGCGCTTGTTCCGGGGCCGGCAAGCAAATCCACAATCGAGGAGTAGTATCCTTTGAGGATACGGCTGGCCTGGATGACTGCGGACTCAGGGGTCACAACGCCGTTGGTCCAGATCTCCAGCGTAAGACTGTCGTAGTCGGTACGCTGTCCCATACGTTTGTCCTGGATGTCGTACTTCACGCGCTGCACGGGAGAAAAGAGGGCGTCTGTCTGAAGCGCATCCACCGGCAGGTAGGAGGCGCGCGGACGGTCTATCGGCGCGTAACCGGTGCCGGTAGCGACGTAGATGTCCATCGACAGAGAATGTCCCTCTTCAAGCGTACAGATGTACGCCTCCGGATCGGGAAATTCAACTTCGCTGTCGGGATCGATATCCGACACCGTAACAGCCTTCGGTCCCTTGGCTTCGAGATGAAGGGTGCGCACCGATGTTGAATGGCAGCGAACGGGAATATGCTTCAGATTTACCAGAAGTTCGATAACGTCCTCTTTAACTCCCGGAATTGTGCTGAATTCATGCAGGACTCCCTCAACGCGCACGGCGACGACCGCCGCCCCGCTGATTGAGGAGAGCAGAACACGGCGCAATGAATTGCCCAGTGTTACTCCGTAGCCTCTTTCCAGAGGCTCAACGGTAATCTTACCGTATGACGGGGTGGATTCCTGTACTATGATCTCATGACGATCATGCTCCATATTCTCCCCCACCTTTCGTTTCACTAACGTGCATAGAATTCAACAACAAGCTGTTCGTTTACTGGTACGTCTATCTGCTCACGGACCGGTACTGCGACTAACGAGCCTGACATTGCTTCCGGGTTAAATTCAAGCCACGCGGGAATGCTGCGGCTTGCTGACGCTTCGGCGTTCTGCTTGATCGTCGGGACGTCACGGCTGCCTTCGGCGACTGCGACGACATCTCCGACCTTCAGGAGCGCGCTGGGTATGTCGAGCTTGCGGCCGTTGACAGTAAAGTGTCCATGGCAGACAAGCTGACGCGCCTGGCTGCGGCTTACACCAAGGCCAAGACGGTATACGACGTTGTCAAGACGGCGTTCCAGAAGCTGGAGGAAGTTATGGCCTGTCTGGCCGGACATCCCTGTAGCCTTCTTGTATATTGTGCTGAACTGGGTCTCGTTGATGCCGTAGAAGCGGCGAAGCTTCTGCTTCTCACGGAGACGGAGTCCATATTCGCTCATCTTGCCGCGGCGTGTTCCGTGCTGACCGGGCTTTGAATTACGCTTTGTGAGTCCGCACTTCGCTGTGTAGCAGCGGTCTCCCTTCAAAAAGAGCTTGGCGCCCTCTGCGCGGCAAAGCCGGCAGACAGGTCCTGTGTATCTGCTCATGCTAATAAGTACCTCCTTATAGGACTACACGCGGCGCCGCTTGGGCGGACGGCATCCGTTGTGCGGGATCGGCGTTGCGTCGCGGATTACGTTTACCTGCAGCCCCGCCGCCTGAAGCGAACGGATGGCAGACTCACGCCCGAGGCCGGGGCCCTTGACTACGACGTCAATTTCCACTACTCCGTGGTCCTGGGCAACCTTTGCCGCCTGTGCCGCCGACATCTGCGCGGCGTACGGGGTCGACTTACGGGTCCCCTTGAAACCGACGTTTCCGCCTGAGGCCCATGAAAGGGCGTTGCCCTGCTTGTCTGTAAGTGTCACGATGGTGTTGTTGAATGTCGAGTAGATATGCGCGACACCATAACTGACGTTCTTTTTCTCTTTGCGCTTACGGCTGCGCTGTACGCGTTTGGCCAACTGCTATTCCCTCCCTGGTTGCACCTTATTTGGTGGCTTTCTTCTTGCCCGCGACAGTCCTCTTCGGACCTTTGCGAGTACGGGCGTTCGTCTTTGTCCTCTGGCCTCTGACGGGGAGACCCTGACGGTGTCTGAGTCCGCGGTAGCAGCCTATGTCCATGAGACGCTTGATGTTCATCGCTATGTCGCGGCGAAGGTCACCTTCTACCAGGCGGTTGTCTTCAATTTCAGCGCGAAGTTTCTGCTCTTCTTCCTCTGACAGGTCCTTCACACGGGTATTGGGATCAATCCCCGTGACCTTTATGATATCGTTCGCAACTGCCGGCCCAATACCAAAAATATAGGTAAGGGCTATTTCGATCCTCTTCTCACGCGGCAGGTCAACACCGGCTAAACGAGCCATTCCCTGCTACCTCCTTGCTCCCTGACGCTGCTTATGGCGCGGGTTTCTGCTGCAGATCACGCGCACTACTCCGTGACGCTTGATAATTCTGCAATATTCACATATAGGTTTGACCGACGGTCTTACTTTCATTAAATGCAGACCTCCTTGACTGTACTTGTTCCATCCATGGCGAGATATTCGCCTACTTGTATCTGTATGTTATCCTACCGCGCGTCAGGTCGTAAGGCGAGAGTTGCAAAAGAACTTTATCGCCCGGCAGTATCCTGATAAAATGCATGCGCATTTTGCCCGAGACATGAGCCAGTATCTTGTGGCCATTTTCCAGCTCAACGCGGAACATGGCATTTGGCAGCGGCTCCACTACCTTGCCCTTTACTTCAATTACTTCTTCTTTGGCCATTCGGCAGCTTCATCCTCCTGTTCGCAAGATGTGCCGCTGTTTTCCAAAAGCTTGGAAATTTTCTGCATCAACCAGCCGTTGTCCAGAGGTTTCCCGCCAGCGACACGCCCAGCCACATCTTCGAGATTATAGTGCGTTTGTTGCAGATGAATAACATTCTTTTTCTTGGGCTTCGCCGCTGTGTATTCGGCCCCGTTAGCTATCAGTATCCTGCCGTCACAGGCTCCCATCACAGCGAATGGTTTACCCGCGTATTTACCGCGGCGCATGATGACGACATCCCCGGTACTGAACCCCTCTTTATATGTGGAGGAGCTTACTCCCATGGCGTAAGTATCTCCACGCCGTCGTCCGTTACAAGGAGGCTGTACTCAAAATGAGCGGCATCGCTTCCATCTTTCGTTACGACGGTCCATCCGTCAGAGAGGGTCTTTACCTCTTCGGCCCCGGTCATTACCATCGGCTCTACGCAAAAGGTCATCCGCGGTTTGACGGTTATACCGCTTCCAGGCTCTCCAAAATTGGGAACCTGTGGCGCCTCGTGCAGCCGGTGTCCGATGCCGTGTCCGGCATAGTCTCTCACAAGACCGCAGCCGGCGGGGATCACTACGTTTTCTACCGCAAACCCGATGTCTCCGAGGGTCGCCCCCGGTTTTACCGCAGCAGCGCCTTTGTGCAGGGATTCAAGTGTAAGGTCGAGCAGCCGCTGTCGCTCTTCACTTATCTTCCCCACCGCATAGGTGCAGGCCGCGTCTCCGAAGAAGCCCTCGATTGAGGCGCCGGTGTCGATACTGATGATATCTCCCTCTTCAAGAATTCTCTTTTTGGAGGGGATTCCGTGCACGACTTCATCGTTTATCGAAGCGCAGATCGTGCCTGAAAAGGGGACCGATACCCAAGGTACCTTGTACCCCTTGAAGGCGGGCTTCGCACCTGCTTTTTTTACCAGATTTTCAGCCGCCTCGTCAAGGGTCAGGGTATCGATTCCCGGCTTGACCATTTCCCGCATTAATTTGAGAATGTCAGCAACGATCTGACCTGCCCTGCGCATCTTGGCTATGTCGCGATCGCTTTTAAATGTGATCATTAAAGTACTGCCTCAGCCTTTCCGCTGCTCAAGTATCTTAAGGACCGCGTCTTTGCCGCCGGTGGCGTCAACTGTAACGAGCAGCCCCTTCTTACCGTAGTAATCTATGAGCGGGGATGTCTGTTCGTGGAATACGGAGAGACGGTTGCGGATGACGCTTTCTTTGTCGTCGTCACGCTGAATCACCTCGCCGCCGCACTTATCACAGACGCCCTCTTTCGCCTCGGGCTTGAGTACCGTGTTGTAGATCTCGCCGCACTGTTTGCAGACTCTTCTTGCCGTAAGCCTGCCGACGACGGTATCGTCGTCTATCTCAAAGCTGACCACCGCGTCAAGCTTGATGCCGAGCTTTGCGAGCATCAGGTCCAGAGCTTCGGCCTGCCCGATAGTGCGGGGAAAACCGTCAAGGAGAAAACCCTCTTTGCAGTCGGCTTCCAGAAGACGCTTTTCCATCATGCCAATGATCACTTCGTCAGGCACAAGCTTTCCCGCGTCCATATATCCTTTCGCGCTCTTGCCGAGCTCCGTCCCCGCCTTGACATTGGCGCGGAGAATATCGCCCGTCGATATATGCGCTACGGGATATTTGCCCTTAATACTGTCAGCCTGTGTGCCTTTGCCGGCTCCCGGCGCTCCAAGAAGAATGATCCTCATTTTCGATTCGCCTCTTTTGGATTACAGTTTTAGCAAACCGCCGCTCTTACCGCCGCGGCGCTTGAGGATGCCCTCATAATGGCGCATGAGAAGCTGTCCCTCTATCTGATGAACCGTATCAAGCGCTACGCCGACGACGATGATTACCGCGGTACCGCCGAAATAGAAGGTATTGATGTGCATAACACCCGTCATTATAGTCGGGATGATCGCGATCACCGCAAGGGCGATCGAACCGCCGAGCGTGATACGTCCCATTACCTTCTCTATGTAGTCGGTGGTGGGCTTACCGGGGCGAATGCCGAGGATGAACCCGCCGTTCTTCTTCATATTCGTCGAGATATCTTCAGGCTTGAAGACAACCGCCGTATAGAAATATGAGAAGAATACGATAAGGAGCACATAGAGCACCATATAAAATGGGCTGCTCGGGCTCATCGCCTGCTGTATCATCCTCGCGACGCTGTGCTGGAAAAGTCCCGCTATCGTGTAAGGGAAGAGCAGCACAGACGAGGCGAAGATTATCGGGATGACGCCCGCCGTATTTACGCGAAGCGGTATGAAGCTCGACTGTCCGCCGTACATTTTGTTTCCGACCATACGCTTGGCGTACTGGACCGGCAGACGGCGCTGTCCCTCTTGGAGCATGACGCATCCCGCTACCACCGCTACCATAATTGCAACGGCGATCAGCATAACGAGCACGTTCATCTCACCAAGACGTACCAGCGACGCCGTACGAATGATAGCTTCAGGGATCCTTACCACTATACCAGCGAAGATAAGCAGGGAGATACCGTTGCCGATGCCATGGTCCGACATTATTTCACCGAGCCACATGACGGCGACGGCGCCGGTCGTGAGTGTAAGCGACACAAGGATGATGTCAAGCATGCCGCCTGAGTATATCCCGAGCCCCTTCAACCAGCCTGTCATACCGACTGCCTGTATAAACGCAAAGATGATCGTTCCGTAGCGTGTCCACTGAACGATCTTTTTGCGCCCCTCTTCTCCCTCTTTCTGCATCTTCTCAATGCTCGGCACGACAACTGCGAGCAGCTGCATGACGATGCTTGAGTTGATGTAGGGGGTCACACCCAGCGCGAAGATGGAAAAACGGCTGAGTGCTCCTCCCGCAAAGAGGTCCAGGAAACCAAGCAGCGACCCCTGATCAAAAAGTTTTCCGAGGGCAGCTGCATCCACTCCGGGAGTGGGTACGTGCGCACCCAGACGGTAGACGAAGAGCGCTGCAAGAGTAAAAAGTATGCGGCGCTTCAGATCGGGCAGCCGAAAGGTATCCCGGAAGGAATCCAGCATTTATATCACCTCTGCCTTGCCGCCGGCGGCCTCTATCTTCTTGGCAGCCGATGAACTATAGGCGTTTGCCTTTACGTTAAGGCTCTTTGAGAGCTCGCCAACGCCGAGGACCTTAACAGGTTTGCCGGCGTCAGAAATCAGGCGAAGTTCGGAAAGTTCCTTCGCGGTGACTTCCGCGCCCGCTTCAAAGCGCTCTTCAAGGTCGGCGATGTTGACGATCTCATATTTTACCGCGAAACGGAAGTTGCTGAAGCCGCGCTTAGGAACACGGCGCGCGAGCGGCATCTGTCCGCCTTCGAAGTTGGCTCCGATATCAGGGCTCTTGCGGGCCTTCTGGCCTTTGTGGCCCTTTCCCGCAGTCTTTCCCTGTCCGCTGCCCAGACCCTGTCCAAGGCGCTTTTTCTTTTTGCGCGATCCCGGCACAGGCGAGAGTTCATGAAGTTTCATGGCAGTTCCTCCCCTTATTC encodes:
- the rpmJ gene encoding 50S ribosomal protein L36, producing the protein MKVRPSVKPICEYCRIIKRHGVVRVICSRNPRHKQRQGARR
- the infA gene encoding translation initiation factor IF-1, which translates into the protein MAKEEVIEVKGKVVEPLPNAMFRVELENGHKILAHVSGKMRMHFIRILPGDKVLLQLSPYDLTRGRITYRYK
- a CDS encoding KOW domain-containing RNA-binding protein, which encodes MGVSSSTYKEGFSTGDVVIMRRGKYAGKPFAVMGACDGRILIANGAEYTAAKPKKKNVIHLQQTHYNLEDVAGRVAGGKPLDNGWLMQKISKLLENSGTSCEQEDEAAEWPKKK
- the map gene encoding type I methionyl aminopeptidase, with protein sequence MITFKSDRDIAKMRRAGQIVADILKLMREMVKPGIDTLTLDEAAENLVKKAGAKPAFKGYKVPWVSVPFSGTICASINDEVVHGIPSKKRILEEGDIISIDTGASIEGFFGDAACTYAVGKISEERQRLLDLTLESLHKGAAAVKPGATLGDIGFAVENVVIPAGCGLVRDYAGHGIGHRLHEAPQVPNFGEPGSGITVKPRMTFCVEPMVMTGAEEVKTLSDGWTVVTKDGSDAAHFEYSLLVTDDGVEILTPWE
- a CDS encoding adenylate kinase, yielding MRIILLGAPGAGKGTQADSIKGKYPVAHISTGDILRANVKAGTELGKSAKGYMDAGKLVPDEVIIGMMEKRLLEADCKEGFLLDGFPRTIGQAEALDLMLAKLGIKLDAVVSFEIDDDTVVGRLTARRVCKQCGEIYNTVLKPEAKEGVCDKCGGEVIQRDDDKESVIRNRLSVFHEQTSPLIDYYGKKGLLVTVDATGGKDAVLKILEQRKG
- the secY gene encoding preprotein translocase subunit SecY, yielding MLDSFRDTFRLPDLKRRILFTLAALFVYRLGAHVPTPGVDAAALGKLFDQGSLLGFLDLFAGGALSRFSIFALGVTPYINSSIVMQLLAVVVPSIEKMQKEGEEGRKKIVQWTRYGTIIFAFIQAVGMTGWLKGLGIYSGGMLDIILVSLTLTTGAVAVMWLGEIMSDHGIGNGISLLIFAGIVVRIPEAIIRTASLVRLGEMNVLVMLIAVAIMVAVVAGCVMLQEGQRRLPVQYAKRMVGNKMYGGQSSFIPLRVNTAGVIPIIFASSVLLFPYTIAGLFQHSVARMIQQAMSPSSPFYMVLYVLLIVFFSYFYTAVVFKPEDISTNMKKNGGFILGIRPGKPTTDYIEKVMGRITLGGSIALAVIAIIPTIMTGVMHINTFYFGGTAVIIVVGVALDTVHQIEGQLLMRHYEGILKRRGGKSGGLLKL
- the rplO gene encoding 50S ribosomal protein L15, yielding MKLHELSPVPGSRKKKKRLGQGLGSGQGKTAGKGHKGQKARKSPDIGANFEGGQMPLARRVPKRGFSNFRFAVKYEIVNIADLEERFEAGAEVTAKELSELRLISDAGKPVKVLGVGELSKSLNVKANAYSSSAAKKIEAAGGKAEVI